A segment of the Aureimonas sp. SA4125 genome:
TAGTGCGCCCACATCAGCTCGTTATCCCAACTCTCTGAAAACGCCGCGATACCTAAACTAAGCTTCTGATGCCGAACGGATTCGACAAACCTCCGGTATTGGTGCCTTTCGTTCCCGCCGTACGCGGCATCGTACAAGCCTTCCATTGCGTCGTTCATTTCCGGATATGTTGGGCAGAAGACGTAATGCTCTTCGATGGCCCGGATCTCCATCTCGAACTTATCCGGCATTAGGTAGCAAAGACCACAAAACGCTGATTAACGGGCTGGCGACGCTCGATGTTTCTTGCCGGAGTGTCGGCCGCACCGAGGTGCGCTTGCTGTCCGCTATGGCAAGGGATACATTCTGGGCTAGTCGGCAGAGGTCACGAAAATGATGTCAGTTCACGATGCGCTGGAAGCATGGCAGCAGGGTGAGATCACTGCCTCGCGCGCGATGGCGCTATCCGGGGCCGTGGATGTCTTGGAGTTGTACGGCTTGGCCGCAGCGTGTGGGGTCGATATCAATCTAGACATGGCCGACGGCGAGCTTCGCGTCTCATCAGCCGTGACGAAGGCGGTGGAAAATGCCATTGCCAAGAACACCAGCAACGACCCGATTGCTTCGTCGGGAACTCGTGCCGCTTGAACGAGAGTCGCATTCCGGTCACGCTGGTGATCGTCGATACTGGTCCTCTCATCAGCTTGGCTGCCTGCGACCGTCTGGACTTGCTCGATCAGTTCTCGTTGCGAGTGCGCGTTACCGATGTCGTGAAGTCGGAATGCCTTCGATACCCCAATAAGGTCGGGGGTAACGTCCTTGGATCTTGGTTCGGCCAGTTCGACGGGAAGATTTGCCACGTAGTGAAAACCCCTTTCCTCGAGACTTGGCAGGATGCCGTCCGCCAAGAGGAAGCTGGAGACGAAACGCACCCTTCGAAGGGCATAGGCGACGCGTCGATCGCATGGCTTCTTCAGCGCATCAACGCGTCGCCGCCTCAAGAGGAGATCGTTCTCCTTCTTTCTGAAGATGCTCCGTTTGGCAATGGCGCTGTCTTGGCGACCCATCCCGAGGTCTACATGCTGTCGACCCGCATGTTTTTGAAGGTTTTGGAAAATTTCGAGATCATCGAGTCTGCAAGCCAGATTATATCTGATATTGCCGATGCCGGAAGGACGGTCTCCCGTTATGCTTCCGACCGCCCGGGGAAGATTGCGCCAGGGCTAAAGTCGCAGTGGACCGACCCGCTGAAGCGGACGTAAGCCGCATTCTGAAACCCTCGTTGACGGCATCGCGGGAATACGATCGACATCCGTCGGGGTTCCTGGTACGAGACCCACTATGCTCTATCGGCTCATAGCACAGCGCTGACATCCACCCGCCGCGACCCCTGTCGCGCGTCGTCATCGTTCGTCACGAGACCGACCTCCAGCCGGAGCCCGAGCATGATCCCGTCGTCCCCCATCTTCATCGAGCGCATCGTCCCGACCGTCGTCCGGAGCTGTAAAATACCGCGCCAGTCTCGCCTCGTTCCGAGGGAGGCGCTGAGCCATGGGGCAGCACTTCCTCCTCTCCCCGGACTGCCGGACGCTGACGGTCATGGACCTTGCGCGGATCACGGAGGCGAAGGCGTACGCTTGGTTCAAGCAGGCACGCTGGTTCAAGACGGAAGGCAAACCGTACTGTCCTGACTGCGGGACGCTGCGCTGCTACGGGATGACACGGTCGCGCTTCAAGTGCTCCGACGGCGCCTGCAAGAAGGTCTTCACGGTCACCTCCGGCACGGCCTTTGCCTTCCGCAAGTTGTCCTTCAAGAAGATGCTTATCGCGATCTGGTTCGCCGCGAACTCCGTGAAGGGCAAGGCCGCGCTCCAGCTCTCCCGCGAGATCGGCGTGCAGTTCAAGACGGCCTGGGTGCTCCTGATGAAGCTGCGCGAAGTCGTGGCGGCACGGCGGGAGACAATGCGCATCGACAGCGAGGTCGAGATCGACGGCAAATACATCGGCGGTCATGTGCGCAAGAAGAACAAGGCCGAGGACCGCGTCGACAGGCGCTTGAAGGAGAACCGCAGCCCAGACCGTCTCTGCGCTCTCGCCATCCGCGGCCGCGCACCAGGCAGCCCGACGTTCACGCGGGTAATCCAGAACGAGGACGGCGAGGCGGCGTGGGCGGCCGTGCGTGACCACGTGTCGAGGGATGTCACCGTCTACGCCGATGAGCATTCCAGCTACGACGACCTCCTCGGGCTCAACCGCATGAAGCGGGTGAACCATTCCGAGGCCTACGCCACGAAGGAAGGCTACAACACGAACCTCGTCGAGAGCTTCTTCAGTCGCCTCGAGCGCTCTTATGTCGGCATCCACCACCGCTTCTCGATGAAGTATCTCGACTGGTACGTTGCAGATGTCGCCTGGCGCGAGGACTTCCGAGGCCGGGCGAACGGCTTCCAGACGAAGACGCTCCTCGGTCTAGCCCTTAACCGCCCCACCTCACGGTTTCTTTGCGGCTACTGGCAGGGCAACTGCCCGCCGGACCTCATCTGGGAGAAGCCGAAGAAGGACGATCCAGAGCCATCTTAGGCTGCGATCTCCCAAAGGTTCTTGATTCCGTCCGCCGCCCGCACCTGGCGCACGCGATCGCGCTTCATCAGGCCACTGAGCGTCGCGGAGACGTTGCTGGAGAAGCGTTTCAGTGCGGGATCTGCCGGATCAACACCGTGGCGGATGCCGATGGCTTCAGCACACTCGCCCGTCGAGATCGGCCGCCCAGCCTCGCGCAGTGTCTGGAACACTGCCTCGGTTTTGTTGATCTGCTGGAGTTGAAGCGGCAATGGATGCCGAGAGATCTTTGCTTTCGGTAACGGTGCCGCTACGGCCGCCGACGGGTCGTAGAAGTGGATGATGCCGTCAAAGGACAACAGCACGCCTTCCAGCACCGAAATCCTCGAGCGCAACTCGGCAATCTCGGCCGCCACACCCGCCCTGCGGGCCTTGAGATCGTCCTCGAAACCCATTGCCCGAACTCCCGCGAATGTTGCGGATTCGTACCCGGAAACGGGATGCCGATCTTGTGGCTTTTGCTACCTAATGCCGAACTTATCTACTCTCCCCGCACTGCTATCCTTGGATGGATGCGGGGAAAGGGATCTGTAGCGATAGAGCAACTTCGGCTTAGCATGAGTTTTAATGGTGGCCACTTGGCAGCTCCCAGTCCGTGGTCAAAGCGAACGCGATCCCGTCGTTGAACGTGCCACCATGGCCTCGCAGAGGCCCCGTTAGCACCACGGGTTCCCCAAGTTTGGCCAAGGCTGCGCCAGCCCTTCGTCGATGAGCACCTGCCCGGCGTCCCTCCCGTCAGCTAGCGTCACGGTGACGAGCCGCCGCCCGTGCCTGTCCGTGCTCCCGCCCGACATCGTGTAGCCCCCCGACATCAGCGACTGGAGCCGCCGCGTGGCGCGGTCTCCTACCGTGCGCTCGGCGGCGCATTCCGGCCGGCCGACTTCAGGTGCGTCGACGCCGCCGGACCTGGTCGTCAGCCGCCACGGCTCGCCGTTCGCCACACCGGAGTCGCCGTCAGTGATGCATGTGACGCCGCCTCCCCCGCGTCGGAACTTGGGCGGGCAGAGGGGAAGGCTGCGGGCGGCGTTGGGCTTTGCCGCAGAGCCGGATGCCGTCGTGCGTTGGGCGTCGGCGCCGTCGATCGATCCGAACCAGCCCTGACCTTCGGTCGCCGCCACGACGAAGGCCACGAGGGCCATGGCGACGCCGACAGCGAGGTTTCGGATGAGCTTGCGCGGTGCCCGGGAGCGGCGGCGTGCAGGCGGGGTGCTGGCACGGTTGCTTCGGTCAAACGGCTGACGAGGTCGGGGATTAGGAGGAGGAATGTGGCGCGAGCTCACGTGGTTTCGCCTCCCCCGTCGATTCGCCCGAGAAGCCGTTCGACGAGTTGCTCCAGTCCGTCCAACCGCTGGAAGCCGCTTCCCCGCAGCCGAACGTGGTTCTTGCGATCCGGCCGCACGCCCTCCGCGGTTCGCCCGATACGCCTCGCCGGCCGATAGCCTTCAAGCGACGGCATCGGCTCTCCGGGTTCGGCGCCGAAGTACCAGTAGGCGCGAACCTCGAGTGCATCGTCGACGTC
Coding sequences within it:
- a CDS encoding IS1595 family transposase; amino-acid sequence: MGQHFLLSPDCRTLTVMDLARITEAKAYAWFKQARWFKTEGKPYCPDCGTLRCYGMTRSRFKCSDGACKKVFTVTSGTAFAFRKLSFKKMLIAIWFAANSVKGKAALQLSREIGVQFKTAWVLLMKLREVVAARRETMRIDSEVEIDGKYIGGHVRKKNKAEDRVDRRLKENRSPDRLCALAIRGRAPGSPTFTRVIQNEDGEAAWAAVRDHVSRDVTVYADEHSSYDDLLGLNRMKRVNHSEAYATKEGYNTNLVESFFSRLERSYVGIHHRFSMKYLDWYVADVAWREDFRGRANGFQTKTLLGLALNRPTSRFLCGYWQGNCPPDLIWEKPKKDDPEPS
- a CDS encoding thermonuclease family protein, which codes for MALVAFVVAATEGQGWFGSIDGADAQRTTASGSAAKPNAARSLPLCPPKFRRGGGGVTCITDGDSGVANGEPWRLTTRSGGVDAPEVGRPECAAERTVGDRATRRLQSLMSGGYTMSGGSTDRHGRRLVTVTLADGRDAGQVLIDEGLAQPWPNLGNPWC